The nucleotide sequence AGCCTTGAATATCCACCAGTTCGATGTCGCCGCCATCGCGCATGAGAATCTGCCGCACCGCCTCCACCGCCTCCCGAACTTTTTCGGGATCCGGCGGCGGCAGATCCGCGCCGGGCGGCACGGGCGCGTGGGCCATCTGCCTTTCCGCCATGGCCTGCGCCCGCGCGATGCGGTAGGCGCGGTCCGGGTCGACCGCCTCGATCTCGTCCAGCTCCTCTTCCGTGTAAAAGCGGATCGGCTCGACCGGTGGCCGCTTGTCTTGAGCATCAGCCATCGTGGCACCGTTTTCTGAAATCCGGGATGAGCTTGGATTATACTCTCTTTGACTAGGGCGGTCATGGCGGAGCGGCACTGTTGCGGGATTGAGCGACTGCCCGGACTGCGGCAGCTTCCGGCGACAAGGGCCGCCCCCGGGAAAGGAGGATACACTTGAGGCATTGGCTGCTTTGCATCCTGGCGTGCGGAGGGCTGGCGGGCGGCGCCCAGGCGGCCGACCCGGCCCGGGAGCTGGACTTTTCCATTTCCGT is from Thermithiobacillus tepidarius DSM 3134 and encodes:
- a CDS encoding NifU family protein, producing MADAQDKRPPVEPIRFYTEEELDEIEAVDPDRAYRIARAQAMAERQMAHAPVPPGADLPPPDPEKVREAVEAVRQILMRDGGDIELVDIQGSVVRVRMKGACVGCPNSTLDLKNVVTRIVRGVPGVTEVQNTF